One window of Burkholderia vietnamiensis LMG 10929 genomic DNA carries:
- a CDS encoding orotate phosphoribosyltransferase, translating into MTGYDRQSISDTTAKILLEVQAVHFNAEKPFIFTSGWASPVYIDCRKLISYPRVRRALMEMAETTIMRDVGFEQIDSVAGGETAGIPFAAWLADRMMVPMQYVRKKPKGFGRNAQIEGHLEEGSRVLLVEDLTTDSRSKINFVNALRTAGATVNHCFVLFHYNIFKESVSVLKDIDVDLHALATWWDVLRVAKASGYFETKTLDEVEKFLHAPAEWSAAHGGATAPKE; encoded by the coding sequence ATGACAGGCTACGATCGTCAGTCGATCTCGGATACGACCGCCAAAATCCTGCTGGAAGTGCAGGCGGTGCACTTCAACGCCGAAAAACCGTTCATCTTCACGTCCGGGTGGGCAAGCCCCGTCTACATCGACTGCCGCAAGCTGATTTCGTATCCGCGCGTGCGCCGTGCGCTGATGGAAATGGCGGAAACGACGATCATGCGCGACGTCGGCTTCGAGCAGATCGACTCGGTGGCGGGCGGCGAGACGGCCGGCATCCCGTTCGCGGCATGGCTCGCCGACCGCATGATGGTGCCGATGCAGTACGTGCGCAAGAAGCCGAAGGGCTTCGGCCGCAACGCGCAGATCGAGGGTCATCTGGAAGAAGGCTCGCGCGTGCTGCTGGTGGAAGACCTGACGACCGACAGCCGCAGCAAGATCAACTTCGTCAACGCGCTGCGCACCGCGGGCGCGACGGTGAACCACTGCTTCGTGCTGTTCCACTACAACATCTTCAAGGAAAGCGTGTCGGTCCTGAAGGACATCGACGTCGACCTGCACGCGCTCGCGACCTGGTGGGACGTGCTGCGCGTCGCGAAGGCGTCGGGCTACTTCGAGACCAAGACGCTCGACGAAGTCGAGAAATTCCTGCA